A stretch of the Bacillus sp. FJAT-18017 genome encodes the following:
- the dndB gene encoding DNA sulfur modification protein DndB yields MDATFSYNFPAIRGIQANKEYFVAMCPLRIIPKIFLFDEEEIPPEHRAQRILNKSRIPDITNYILENQNDYVFSSITASVDGELEFVPYNNDPSSRDLGQLRIALDARFLINDGQHRRAAIEEALKISPELGNETISVVFFHDEGLKKSQQIFSDLNRHAVNTTSSIGILYDHRDRIAMVTKEVIISTPLLHRYTDKERVSLSKNSPKILALNHVFNTNLKLLGKTKGDNINIVEEEFLREFWGLLCSSIVEWNLVFNKELTPRDLRTNYIVGHGIFIEAMGLVGNYLRNYYPTDWKNYIKKLSKIDWSRNNVGDWLGRSFNQNGRIQKTSYTIQLTSNRIKQLIGLPLTESEQELENKFFEGVK; encoded by the coding sequence ATGGATGCTACCTTTAGCTATAATTTTCCTGCTATTAGAGGAATACAAGCTAATAAAGAATATTTTGTTGCAATGTGTCCTCTACGCATTATTCCGAAAATATTTTTATTTGATGAGGAAGAGATCCCGCCAGAACATAGAGCGCAAAGGATTCTAAATAAATCAAGGATCCCTGATATAACAAATTACATATTAGAGAACCAGAACGATTATGTCTTTTCTTCTATTACTGCTTCTGTAGATGGTGAATTAGAGTTTGTACCATATAATAATGACCCTTCTTCTAGAGATTTGGGTCAACTAAGAATTGCATTGGATGCTAGGTTCCTAATCAATGATGGACAGCACCGACGAGCAGCTATTGAGGAAGCATTAAAAATTTCACCCGAATTGGGTAATGAAACAATATCGGTTGTCTTCTTCCATGATGAGGGGTTAAAAAAATCCCAACAAATATTTTCAGATTTAAATAGACACGCGGTAAATACTACCTCATCGATTGGTATTCTTTATGACCATAGAGACCGTATTGCCATGGTTACCAAGGAAGTCATAATCTCAACTCCTTTACTTCACCGGTATACAGATAAGGAGAGGGTGTCTTTATCAAAAAACTCTCCTAAAATACTTGCTTTAAATCATGTTTTTAATACAAACCTTAAATTATTGGGAAAAACAAAAGGTGATAATATTAATATAGTAGAGGAAGAATTTCTAAGAGAATTTTGGGGTCTTTTATGCTCTTCTATTGTAGAATGGAATTTGGTGTTTAATAAAGAGCTTACTCCTCGCGACTTAAGAACCAATTATATAGTGGGTCACGGGATTTTTATTGAAGCAATGGGGTTAGTAGGGAATTATTTAAGAAACTATTATCCAACTGATTGGAAAAACTATATTAAAAAGTTGTCAAAGATTGACTGGAGTCGAAATAATGTAGGCGATTGGCTTGGCAGGTCTTTTAATCAAAATGGACGAATTCAAAAAACTTCGTACACCATTCAACTTACGTCAAATCGGATAAAGCAATTGATTGGTCTACCATTAACCGAATCAGAACAAGAACTCGAAAATAAATTTTTCGAAGGAGTTAAATAA
- the dptF gene encoding DNA phosphorothioation-dependent restriction protein DptF, whose product MSQNYFLDFLEDLVPEAASSAKKMEELLFEDPSSSVIKARLFAENILGEVFKFEGVEIPYQATFYDKINLLAKEDFLPAEIQRSFDTIRLIGNKAAHDPKFNDITEAFKLHKEMHKLGVWFTEVYSLKQIQVNSYEPPKPPKKENVAEIVKNQIFDLLGPNIFETLKKSKEEKPEEEHGEEKNHNGETTPQENSKSLTNNILTKNLGLGESYLVREIKRLRESSQEAIENASQFSKFKDYLHVKRNIQEDLENILERNKNRDGANLILLCGSVGDGKSHLLAYLKKKRPDLIDEYTIFNDATESFSPNKNSLETLEEILSGFSDQHYSSSNDKVILAINMGVLHNFINAPHNKFTYNQLSKFVDKSDLFSQNITTHYSEEVFDLLSFGDYHAYELTSNGPISTFYSTLIEKIVNSSSDNPFYLALLEDEKNNITTMVHENYKMLSNKNVQEQVVQLVIQTIVQKKLVISARAFLNFISDILIPDNLQNVSLLTDFEKLNYSLSNLLFDRKERSFILQAISDIDPIHIRSSVIDGLVIELNTITDWDSKIREYIQDQVFVSLLKPFLSRSDLTEHSFNLFFESFIRISFLTNKEFANELKDISYINFLKNLYYFNSGDKRKIRAFYDEMKSAIFKWKGSPKKDYIYLDKPSEKYRLAQKLELCPSVDHLITTTNDVLNTFKSSIILAYHGGDSSKKILLEIDFQLYELLFKVQNGYRPNKRDEEDAIKFVEFLEKLMNFGEKQKELLIVFPKDKRFYTIKRDSFDAFVFERE is encoded by the coding sequence GTGAGTCAGAATTATTTCTTGGATTTTTTAGAGGATCTTGTACCTGAAGCAGCTTCAAGTGCCAAGAAGATGGAGGAGTTATTATTCGAAGATCCTAGTAGTTCTGTTATTAAGGCTAGGTTATTTGCAGAAAATATACTTGGTGAAGTCTTCAAATTTGAAGGGGTAGAAATTCCTTATCAAGCAACATTTTACGACAAAATAAATTTACTTGCTAAGGAAGACTTCTTACCTGCAGAAATACAGCGGTCATTTGATACCATCCGATTAATAGGAAATAAAGCAGCACATGACCCAAAATTTAATGATATTACTGAAGCATTTAAATTACATAAAGAGATGCATAAATTAGGGGTTTGGTTTACTGAAGTCTATTCATTAAAACAAATACAAGTAAATTCATATGAACCTCCAAAACCGCCTAAGAAAGAAAATGTTGCGGAAATAGTGAAAAATCAAATTTTCGACCTGCTAGGACCTAATATATTTGAAACTCTTAAAAAAAGTAAGGAAGAAAAACCTGAGGAAGAACATGGCGAGGAAAAAAATCATAACGGAGAAACTACGCCACAAGAAAATAGTAAATCTCTTACAAATAATATATTAACAAAAAATTTAGGACTAGGGGAAAGTTATTTAGTTAGAGAAATAAAAAGACTTCGTGAATCTTCACAGGAAGCTATTGAGAATGCGAGTCAATTTAGCAAATTTAAGGATTACCTTCATGTAAAAAGAAACATCCAAGAGGATTTGGAAAACATTTTAGAACGGAATAAAAACCGTGATGGAGCGAACCTTATTTTGTTATGCGGTAGTGTAGGCGATGGTAAATCTCATTTATTAGCTTATTTAAAGAAAAAGAGACCTGATTTAATTGATGAATATACTATATTTAACGATGCAACCGAAAGTTTTTCACCTAACAAAAACTCCCTAGAAACTCTTGAAGAAATCTTAAGTGGTTTCTCAGATCAGCATTATAGTAGTTCAAATGATAAGGTGATTCTAGCAATTAATATGGGAGTACTTCACAATTTTATAAATGCTCCGCATAATAAATTTACCTATAATCAATTGAGTAAATTTGTTGATAAAAGTGATTTGTTTTCACAAAATATAACTACCCACTATAGCGAGGAAGTATTTGATCTTCTTAGTTTTGGTGACTACCACGCTTATGAATTAACTAGTAATGGACCGATATCAACTTTTTATTCAACTTTAATTGAGAAAATCGTCAATTCTAGTAGTGATAATCCTTTTTATTTAGCACTTTTAGAAGACGAGAAAAACAATATAACTACTATGGTTCATGAAAATTATAAAATGTTATCAAATAAAAATGTACAGGAACAAGTAGTTCAGCTTGTTATCCAAACCATAGTTCAAAAGAAACTTGTTATCTCTGCTCGTGCATTTTTGAATTTTATTTCTGATATACTAATTCCAGATAATTTACAGAATGTATCTTTATTAACCGATTTCGAGAAATTAAATTACTCCTTATCCAATTTATTATTTGACCGAAAAGAAAGATCATTTATTTTACAAGCTATTAGCGATATTGATCCGATTCACATAAGATCTTCAGTAATTGATGGACTAGTTATTGAGTTAAATACTATTACCGATTGGGACTCGAAAATTAGAGAGTATATTCAAGATCAAGTATTTGTATCATTACTTAAGCCTTTTTTATCTAGAAGTGATTTAACCGAGCATTCTTTTAACCTATTTTTTGAATCATTTATTAGGATCTCTTTCTTAACAAATAAGGAATTTGCCAATGAATTAAAAGATATTAGTTACATTAACTTTCTAAAAAATCTATACTATTTTAATTCTGGGGACAAAAGAAAAATAAGAGCATTTTATGATGAAATGAAGTCTGCAATTTTCAAATGGAAAGGAAGCCCGAAAAAAGATTATATTTATTTGGACAAGCCTAGTGAAAAATACCGGCTGGCTCAAAAACTTGAACTTTGCCCGTCAGTTGACCATCTAATAACAACTACGAACGATGTTTTAAATACATTTAAATCCTCAATCATATTAGCTTATCATGGGGGGGATTCGAGTAAGAAAATTTTACTGGAAATAGATTTTCAGCTTTATGAGTTATTATTTAAGGTGCAAAATGGCTACAGGCCTAATAAAAGAGATGAAGAAGACGCCATTAAATTTGTTGAGTTTTTAGAGAAACTAATGAATTTTGGAGAAAAACAAAAAGAATTACTCATCGTTTTCCCTAAAGACAAGAGATTTTATACGATTAAAAGAGATAGCTTTGATGCCTTTGTATTTGAAAGGGAGTAG
- the dptG gene encoding DNA phosphorothioation-dependent restriction protein DptG — protein MPGILHVEYLDELLKKKNKHDTGNALDVLPFLTKRTRAIRDQFNKVMGEYIRNVSGVTFNEKAIKKKDLYVSETENELSEYIAETVDFNDNEEAVADFVRFLDQYLFNQDEIKPIHPFLFNYMKLDKKLKNEFGKYALFMSETLVGENDKIKQVFKNKKTDDILTELILEKLSDFEKAVEPNSNQQYQPLLEPLRKLYQEDLFYISKYKDYFLTAFPLLTHYYVFMYSIQLLFQFERFTDADLEEVKPFYFALEWESLTKRRMAADPIEGYKFVKEHAPNLFPHIHTISQLSHNSLNKPLGESNEGISFIPYSRLLKLVQSNGLDFEKDFLIDVKNWIEKYQLWAFKGKIKIADNSSDLPSAFKVLFECVKEGTSSDVADRYGGNIDDLGANQFIKNRGSLGPVLNVKQDFLLLMTAVAVKDNRIPLNELFKEFEKRGLKFDRYSKKEIITLLDNLNILDKKSDSGDSQYVKPVL, from the coding sequence ATGCCTGGAATTCTCCATGTTGAGTATCTTGATGAATTGTTGAAAAAAAAGAATAAACATGACACCGGAAACGCTCTAGATGTTTTGCCGTTTTTAACTAAGAGGACTCGTGCAATAAGAGACCAATTTAATAAAGTTATGGGAGAATATATTAGAAACGTTAGTGGTGTTACTTTTAATGAAAAAGCCATTAAGAAAAAGGATTTATATGTATCAGAAACTGAAAATGAACTCAGCGAGTATATCGCAGAAACTGTGGATTTTAATGATAATGAGGAAGCAGTAGCTGATTTTGTTCGTTTTCTTGATCAGTATCTATTTAATCAAGATGAAATTAAACCGATCCATCCCTTTTTATTTAATTACATGAAATTGGATAAAAAGTTAAAAAATGAATTCGGAAAGTATGCACTATTTATGAGTGAAACACTAGTAGGGGAAAATGATAAAATTAAACAAGTATTCAAAAATAAAAAGACAGATGATATTTTAACAGAATTAATTCTCGAGAAGTTAAGTGATTTTGAGAAAGCTGTTGAGCCAAACTCTAATCAACAGTATCAACCTTTACTTGAACCTTTAAGAAAGTTATATCAAGAGGACCTTTTCTATATTAGTAAATATAAGGATTATTTTCTTACAGCATTTCCATTATTAACACACTACTATGTTTTTATGTATTCAATTCAACTTTTGTTTCAATTTGAACGATTTACGGATGCAGATTTAGAAGAAGTAAAGCCATTTTATTTTGCTTTAGAGTGGGAATCTCTTACTAAGAGAAGAATGGCAGCCGATCCAATAGAAGGATATAAATTTGTGAAGGAACATGCACCTAACCTCTTTCCTCATATACACACAATTTCACAGCTTAGCCATAATTCTTTGAATAAGCCTTTAGGGGAAAGTAACGAGGGCATTTCGTTTATTCCTTATAGTAGATTATTAAAATTAGTTCAAAGCAATGGTTTAGATTTCGAAAAAGACTTTTTAATTGATGTAAAAAATTGGATTGAAAAATATCAACTATGGGCTTTCAAAGGTAAGATAAAAATCGCCGACAATTCATCTGATCTGCCAAGTGCTTTTAAAGTCCTATTTGAGTGTGTAAAAGAAGGTACCAGTTCTGATGTTGCCGACAGGTACGGTGGCAATATAGATGATTTGGGAGCAAACCAATTTATAAAAAATAGAGGAAGCCTTGGACCGGTACTAAATGTAAAACAAGACTTTCTACTTTTAATGACAGCTGTTGCTGTTAAAGATAACAGAATACCCTTAAACGAACTATTTAAAGAGTTTGAAAAAAGAGGTTTAAAGTTTGATCGTTATTCAAAAAAAGAAATAATAACCTTATTGGATAACTTGAATATTTTGGACAAAAAAAGCGATAGTGGTGATTCTCAGTATGTCAAACCAGTTTTATAA